In Rhodohalobacter sp. SW132, the genomic stretch GAGAATTTATAATTGATTATGAGTGAAGATACCAAGACCGTTCTGATAGTTGAAGATGACCTGATATTAAACCTGTTATATGAAAGCTTTTTAGAAAAAATGGGGTTTGAAACGCATGGTGAGTTAGTATATGGAAAAACAGCTGTTGATATGACTCGCAAAATCCATCCCGACCTCATACTGATGGACATTGCCCTTGAGGGTGACATGAACGGAATTGAGGCCGCTCAGAAAATCCGCGAATTCTCTGATGTACCTGTTATTTTTATTACGGGAAATTCCGATCCGGAACACAAAGAGAAAGCGATGGAAACTCCCAACAGCCACTACCTGATCAAACCCGTGGAACTTGAGGATTTAAACCAGACCCTTTTAAAAATTGGACTAATCTGAATCGATTAGAGAATATTCCCTCCTAACATTAGATCTGCCAGATACTGTATGCGACATTTTTACCTGATTACCCTGCTGTTATTCATTTCATCATGCGCTACTCCACAGCAAACGACTTCTGAGCCTGAGCCCCCGACGGACCAGGCTGCTGTTGCAGACATCGAACGGCCTATCCCCTATCCTCTCGATATTCCCAATGCGTTTTCCAGGGCTATTAATGAGAATACAAGGTCAGAATCCGGTGAACCAGGCACAGAATACTGGCAAAACGAAGGCAGCTACACATTACACGCTGAAATTGATCCAGAGCACCACATGCTTTACGGGAATGCAGAGATTGTATACTACAATAATTCCCCGGATAACCTGAACGCTATCGTAGTTGAACTGGCTCAGAACCTCCATAAAGAAGGGACTCCTAAAAAAGAGGTCACGGAAATAACCGGTGGAAAAGATCTCACGAAAATTACGCTTAATAATACGGACCTTTCCGAAACCACTATGCAGGCACGCTGGTCACAGGGTGCTTCAGGTTATATATTAGATGGAACGCGTCTCTACATTTTTCCCGATGATCCAATTGAATCAGGCGGATCTGTTGAGCTGAGTTTTGAATGGAATTTTGAGATTCCACAGCAGGGTGCATCCGGCAGAATGGGACGCAGCCGCGATAATCTCTACATGATTGCATACTGGTATCCACAAGTGGCGGTATATGATGATGTCTACGGCTGGATGGATGATCCGTTTCTGGGCAATGCAGAATTTTATCACAAATTCTCGGATTATGAACTCTCTGTTACTGCACCGCGTGAGTGGATCGTTATGGGAACCGGCGAATTTCTGAATCCGGAAGAAACATTAGCTGAGGAAGTCCTTGATCGATATCGTCGCGCCGGAGAGAGTGATGACGTGATTGTAATCGCAGATTTTGATGAACTTGACAATGCTACCGCAACCGGTGAAGACGGAAAGCTCACCTGGCGATTTAAATCTGAGCGGGTTCGAGACGTTGCCTTCAGTGCAACCCTCGAAAGTCGCTGGGATGCGGCACGCGCACCGATTGGAGATCTTACAGGCGATGGAGAAACCAACTATACACGAATCAATACATTTTACAGAGAAACTGCACCGCTCTGGAGTGAGGTTACCGATTATGCGCAGCACTCCATCTCGTTCCTTTCTGATTACACGGCCATGCCTTATCCCTGGCCGCATATGACATCCGTTGAAGGAGCCGATATTATTGGCGGCGGCATGGAATTCCCCATGATTACGCTGATGGGCGATTATAATAACGCCGGAGCTGTAAGTCTCTACGGAGTTACGGCACACGAATTTGCTCACATGTGGGTGCCGATGATCGTAAGTACCAACGAACGCCGCTACACCTGGCTCGATGAAGGCCATACATCTTTTCATACCCAACAGGCAAATGTAGATCGTTTTGGTAAAGACCGGTTCAGCCGGGGGCAGCTTTTTGGCCAGTACCTGCAAATTGCGGGTACCGATTTTGAGGGCGAAATGATGAGGTGGAGTGATTTTCACTACCCTGGCCCCGCCTATGGCATAGCCTCCTACCCTAAGCCGGCATCCGTATTAACCGCACTTCGCGGATTGATTGGCGACGAGCTTTTCCTGGAAGCTCACCGGGAATTTATGCACAGGTGGGAATATAAACACCCTTATCCGTGGGATTTCTTCAACACCATTGAAGATGTCACAGATATGGATCTATCCTGGTTCTGGAGAAGCTGGTATTACGAAAGCTGGGTATTAGACCAGGCCGTAACGGATGTACAGCGTGATGGCGATCAAACCACTATCGTGATTGAAGATCGTGGGAATGTGCCGATGCCGGTTCTGCTCAGAATTACACTTGCCGATGGTACCGTAATGAACGAAGAGATTGAAGTGGACCACTGGCTTGAGGGAAAGCGGATGGTTGAGTTCGCGATTACAACCGATTCACCCGTAGATGCAGTAGTTATCGACCCGGAGGAGCTTTTCCCCGATGCTGACAGGCAAAATAATGTCTGGGAAAGATAGAACCACCTAAACGTCACTCTGACAATTACATTTAGCGGTTTAAAAATTTGAAAAATCGAATTGCAATAATATTTTAAGCTCCTGCTATGGCCATAAAGGGAACTTGTGGTGGCCCTTGTTGTAAAATTCTATTTATAATAGTAACGGCGCTTTTAAGTCACACTTATTTTTATGATTATTTAGCAATAAGCTGATTTAAGCTACTGTTTTGTCATTGATGTATTTATTCACCTGATCTCTTCTAATGAGTCGTATTTAGATCCAGTTTGACTCGGTTTTTTCGAAGATCTCATCCGGTTTCTACAAGATATTTTTTTGATGACAAAACACTACTTAGAACATAAGTATCTTCGCAGATCAAAATGTGAACAGCTCGGATACAACTCATACGATTAACACCAACTGTATATGGAGTTATTTAACAGAATAAAAAAAGCCAATACCCTCCGTATCGTCTTTTTCGGCATCGCTACAATAGCGGTTGTGGCTTTAACGCTATTAAACGTCTACTCACTTTATCAGCTCCGGAACGCTTCGATAGAATCCGCTACGGATGTAAAAAAGCTACAGCTTGAAGATTTTAACAGCCAGGTTCGGTATCGATTTTTCAATTCAGTCTGGGACCTTCGGAAAGTAGATATGAATGTGGTTGAAAGCTATTGGTACAATAGTGATGTACTGCCCGATAATTTTGTTGACGTTCTCAACAAGGCAAGCCAGGATCCGCTTTACGATGATATCCACTTTATTTACGGCGACCAGGATGGATGTACGGATGATAGTGCTCCGGTCTTTAAATACGATCCTCAATCACGCTACTTTGTTTCAGCATCTGATATTCCTCAAATTGTATGCGACGGATTCGGAATCTCTAAATCCCGTGCACGGGTTATCGTCGATGATTACAGGTTTAATACAAAATCTACATTCGATTCACACAGATCACTCACCATTGCCCTCATCGACCTGGAAGATAATTCGGTATTCGGCCACCTTAACTTATCTATCAACCGGGATTACCTGGTTAACGACTACATCGCCAAAGAACTGAAAAAGAATTTCGGCAATGCAGATGAGTCCGGCATCGTAGTATGGCTGAGAGATTGGATACAGGATGATATTCTATTAAGCAGTGACGATGGTTTTGTGT encodes the following:
- a CDS encoding M1 family metallopeptidase translates to MRHFYLITLLLFISSCATPQQTTSEPEPPTDQAAVADIERPIPYPLDIPNAFSRAINENTRSESGEPGTEYWQNEGSYTLHAEIDPEHHMLYGNAEIVYYNNSPDNLNAIVVELAQNLHKEGTPKKEVTEITGGKDLTKITLNNTDLSETTMQARWSQGASGYILDGTRLYIFPDDPIESGGSVELSFEWNFEIPQQGASGRMGRSRDNLYMIAYWYPQVAVYDDVYGWMDDPFLGNAEFYHKFSDYELSVTAPREWIVMGTGEFLNPEETLAEEVLDRYRRAGESDDVIVIADFDELDNATATGEDGKLTWRFKSERVRDVAFSATLESRWDAARAPIGDLTGDGETNYTRINTFYRETAPLWSEVTDYAQHSISFLSDYTAMPYPWPHMTSVEGADIIGGGMEFPMITLMGDYNNAGAVSLYGVTAHEFAHMWVPMIVSTNERRYTWLDEGHTSFHTQQANVDRFGKDRFSRGQLFGQYLQIAGTDFEGEMMRWSDFHYPGPAYGIASYPKPASVLTALRGLIGDELFLEAHREFMHRWEYKHPYPWDFFNTIEDVTDMDLSWFWRSWYYESWVLDQAVTDVQRDGDQTTIVIEDRGNVPMPVLLRITLADGTVMNEEIEVDHWLEGKRMVEFAITTDSPVDAVVIDPEELFPDADRQNNVWER
- a CDS encoding response regulator yields the protein MSEDTKTVLIVEDDLILNLLYESFLEKMGFETHGELVYGKTAVDMTRKIHPDLILMDIALEGDMNGIEAAQKIREFSDVPVIFITGNSDPEHKEKAMETPNSHYLIKPVELEDLNQTLLKIGLI